One window from the genome of Anopheles merus strain MAF chromosome 3R, AmerM5.1, whole genome shotgun sequence encodes:
- the LOC121595852 gene encoding larval cuticle protein A2B-like produces MFAKVFVVLAAVAVGVNSVAIGVAAPATLVKTEEYDAHPQYSFSYDVQDSLTGDNKQQHETRDGDVVQGQYSLVEPDGTRRTVDYTADPVNGFNAVVSKSADAAVVKTVAAAPVAHVAYHAPTVAVAHAPAVAVAHAPVAYHAPAATAYVSHAPAYVSHAPAYVSHAPVAYAHAPVVAHAPVLSHAVYHR; encoded by the exons atGTTCGCAAAG GTATTCGTTGTTCTGGCCGCCGTCGCCGTCGGTGTCAACTCGGTCGCGATCGGAGTCGCTGCTCCGGCCACCCTCGTAAAG ACTGAGGAGTACGATGCTCATCCCCAGTACAGCTTCAGCTACGACGTCCAGGACTCGCTGACCGGCgacaacaagcagcagcacgagACGCGCGACGGTGATGTTGTGCAGGGTCAG TACTCGCTCGTTGAGCCCGATGGCACCCGTCGTACCGTCGACTACACGGCCGATCCGGTGAACGGATTCAACGCCGTCGTCAGCAAGTCTGCCGATGCCGCCGTCGTGAAGACCGTCGCCGCCGCTCCCGTTGCCCACGTTGCCTACCATGCGCCGACCGTCGCCGTTGCCCACGCTCCGGCCGTTGCCGTGGCCCACGCCCCCGTTGCCTACCACGCTCCGGCTGCCACCGCCTACGTTTCGCACGCTCCGGCCTACGTTTCGCACGCCCCGGCCTACGTTTCGCACGCCCCGGTGGCCTACGCTCACGCTCCAGTGGTGGCGCACGCTCCCGTCCTCTCGCACGCCGTCTACCACCGTTAA